From the genome of Clostridium sp. BNL1100, one region includes:
- a CDS encoding UbiA family prenyltransferase, which translates to MVIGRLLNYVEIKTKITSTFAFLITMAYLFYIGNPVNWQLTLIFFASMFIFDMTTTAINNYIDSKTNHQSLGFKRKTALAIIYVMLGISTALGLYLAYLSDVVVLLIGAVCFMCGILYTFGPIPISRQPLGEIFSGLFYGLLIPFILLYINLPNGTLLNFSVSFTAINLQLNIMPLITVVLLSIPPVCTTANIMLANNICDLERDITVKRFTLPYYLGKGKAVYLFAGLYYLVYLDIILMVALGKLPWVSLFLLISLYPVQKNINLFFKKQDKATTFIVSIKNYVLIMGSISLLIFIGGLLF; encoded by the coding sequence ATGGTGATTGGCAGATTATTGAATTATGTTGAGATAAAGACTAAGATAACCAGTACATTTGCATTTCTTATTACAATGGCTTATTTGTTCTATATAGGAAATCCTGTTAACTGGCAGCTTACGTTGATATTTTTTGCATCAATGTTCATATTTGATATGACTACTACTGCAATAAATAACTATATAGATTCAAAGACCAATCATCAATCACTTGGATTTAAAAGGAAAACTGCTCTTGCTATTATATATGTAATGCTGGGTATAAGTACGGCACTTGGTTTATATCTTGCATATCTCAGTGATGTGGTAGTACTGCTTATTGGTGCTGTATGTTTCATGTGCGGTATTCTGTACACCTTCGGGCCTATACCAATATCAAGGCAGCCTTTGGGAGAGATTTTTTCGGGATTATTTTATGGTTTACTTATACCGTTTATTCTTCTGTATATAAACCTTCCAAATGGAACCCTTTTGAATTTTAGCGTTAGTTTTACAGCAATAAATCTGCAATTGAACATTATGCCTTTAATTACAGTAGTTCTGCTTTCGATACCACCTGTATGTACTACAGCAAATATAATGCTGGCAAATAATATATGTGACCTTGAAAGGGATATTACGGTAAAGAGGTTTACACTGCCCTACTATTTGGGTAAAGGAAAAGCAGTTTATCTGTTTGCCGGGTTGTATTATCTGGTGTATCTGGATATCATACTCATGGTTGCGCTGGGCAAATTACCTTGGGTAAGTCTGTTTTTATTAATTTCGTTATATCCGGTACAGAAAAACATAAACCTGTTTTTCAAGAAGCAGGATAAAGCAACAACTTTTATTGTTTCCATAAAAAATTATGTACTTATAATGGGTTCTATATCATTGCTGATTTTTATAGGAGGATTGTTATTCTAG